A stretch of Porites lutea chromosome 5, jaPorLute2.1, whole genome shotgun sequence DNA encodes these proteins:
- the LOC140938122 gene encoding uncharacterized protein, with product MIVLAEVVGQILFSFTRGVTEHYNPAEPEFTAEAFGYSPLESTGREWYYQPVDELIYQEYSDREATTWDCLGSSGLDIKVINACLPDEVTDEHQEDDRAMAWKRLRPSALCTVGKSMCIGALISVLAATVMGTLYTLICYARFKSLYLSCHHSHNSTSVQMQWKITISGVIGCGFFYIWPFTFLLLLFRPFQLIGIKRKLFLVSFLCYCLDSLYRVACRALTLSHVSISSFLTWFPLNAIFIISICLEMYVVANHFCPRSRTKSKLTLFFQMIVPVFLTFFIGQIGQYFIYPAYADPKNNNQDKLLIALFFPLIVPILKVIARVCVQRLYNISHPGYSYVLLGPLFYGSAVISRALQADLDTLEYIAILGIIHGAAEVIERSTMVFIDHICHMLWKRKSAPWGSFRTPRRERLMADIAIMSMLSESTAIVSVNGFIYLHKFLCLQDNSLFEVLQLFAKCTSVQLVIEWFFTSVSLAIETRYQNLAVMAVLRRRWKRHILVAIVNVIPLAVYTSEDLLRLVSGQF from the coding sequence ATGATTGTACTGGCAGAGGTAGTTGGTCAAATCTTGTTCAGTTTTACACGAGGTGTAACAGAGCATTACAATCCAGCGGAACCTGAATTCACAGCAGAAGCTTTTGGCTACAGTCCTCTAGAAAGCACTGGTCGAGAATGGTATTACCAACCAGTCGATGAGCTTATTTACCAAGAATACAGTGACAGAGAAGCTACCACATGGGATTGTCTCGGGTCGAGTGGTCTTGATATTAAAGTTATTAATGCATGCTTACCAGATGAAGTAACTGATGAACATCAAGAAGATGATAGGGCAATGGCTTGGAAACGTCTAAGGCCATCCGCTCTCTGTACAGTTGGCAAATCAATGTGTATTGGAGCTTTGATCTCGGTTCTTGCTGCTACAGTAATGGGTACACTATACACGCTAATCTGTTACGCGCGATTTAAGAGTTTATATTTGAGCTGCCATCATTCACATAACTCAACCTCAGTTCAAATGCAATGGAAAATAACAATTTCTGGTGTGATTGGCTGTGGTTTCTTTTATATCTGGCcctttacttttcttcttttacTTTTCCGTCCATTTCAGTTAATTGGGATCAAAAGGAAACTATTTctagtttcttttctttgctaCTGTTTAGATTCACTTTATCGCGTTGCTTGCAGAGCTTTAACTTTATCTCATGTGAGTATTTCCAGCTTCTTAACCTGGTTTCCCCTCAACGCCATCTTTATCATTAGCATCTGCTTGGAAATGTACGTGGTGGCCAATCATTTCTGCCCACGTTCAAGGACCAAAAGCAAACTGACCTTGTTCTTTCAAATGATTGTACCCGTCTTTCTTACGTTCTTCATTGGACAGATTGGTCAGTACTTTATATATCCAGCATATGCTGACCCGAAGAATAACAACCAAGACAAACTCTTAATTGCACTCTTTTTTCCTCTCATCGTCCCCATCTTGAAGGTAATCGCACGAGTTTGTGTTCAGAGGTTATACAATATTTCCCATCCGGGATATTCTTATGTTTTACTTGGGCCTTTGTTTTACGGATCAGCTGTCATCTCCCGAGCTTTGCAAGCCGATCTGGACACTCTAGAATACATTGCTATTTTGGGAATCATTCACGGCGCTGCAGAAGTTATAGAACGAAGTACGATGGTTTTCATAGATCACATTTGTCATATGTTGTGGAAAAGAAAATCAGCTCCTTGGGGAAGTTTCCGTACCCCTCGCCGTGAGAGACTCATGGCTGATATTGCTATCATGAGTATGTTGTCTGAATCGACTGCTATAGTGTCTGTGAACGGGTTTATTTACTTACACAAGTTTCTTTGCCTGCAAGATAATTCCCTTTTCGAGGTACTACAGTTATTTGCCAAGTGCACTTCAGTTCAGCTAGTGATTGAATGGTTTTTCACTAGTGTTTCTTTAGCAATCGAGACTCGTTATCAGAATTTGGCGGTCATGGCTGTTTTGCGAAGACGATGGAAAAGACATATATTAGTGGCGATAGTAAATGTGATCCCCCTAGCTGTTTATACCAGCGAAGATCTTTTGCGACTTGTAAGTGGTCAGTTTTAA